One Streptomyces drozdowiczii DNA segment encodes these proteins:
- a CDS encoding protein kinase domain-containing protein, with protein MSHDGGHGSQGRYAGGSVAGGRYQLRDLLGEGGMASVYLAYDSALDRQVAIKTLHTELGREQSFRERFRREAQAVAKLQHTNIVSVFDTGEDELGGALMPYIVMEYVEGQPLGSVLAADIRAQGAMPADKALKVTSDVLAALDTSHEMGLVHRDIKPGNVMVTKRGVVKVMDFGIARAMQSGVTSMTQTGMVVGTPQYLSPEQALGRGVDARSDLYSVGIMLFQLLTGRLPFDADSPLAIAYAHVQEEPVAPSTINRSLTPAMDALVARALKKNPNERFPSAAAMQDEIARVLSASGHTGAPVIVGDGGAPANSGSGVGSAVFPPVDQSAPAPQSVQTPYQPGPYQSPGPYGPATPAPATNPSYGYPQTAAPAYQSPAPMQHRTPAPYTVSHQAPASGGGSKRNMPVIIGSIVVALVAIGGLITVIAMNGDDKGGTDAKATESPSGEHRDPERNRTMKTEDCTDASEDTDDPQKVDAPSFMYKDILSVRACADAAGWTLKVKKVPGNAYAEDQVVNQFPSSGTAVPEVGAHFELEIATGDPA; from the coding sequence ATGAGCCACGACGGCGGACACGGTTCGCAGGGTCGTTACGCGGGCGGGTCCGTCGCCGGCGGCCGCTACCAGCTGCGCGACCTGCTCGGCGAGGGCGGGATGGCGTCCGTATACCTGGCGTACGACTCCGCCCTCGACCGGCAGGTCGCGATCAAGACACTCCACACCGAGCTGGGCCGCGAGCAGTCGTTCCGCGAGCGCTTCCGCCGCGAGGCCCAGGCCGTCGCCAAGCTCCAGCACACCAACATCGTCTCGGTGTTCGACACGGGCGAGGACGAGCTCGGCGGCGCGCTGATGCCGTACATCGTCATGGAGTACGTCGAGGGGCAGCCGCTCGGCTCGGTGCTCGCGGCGGACATCCGCGCCCAGGGCGCGATGCCGGCCGACAAGGCGCTCAAGGTGACCTCGGACGTGCTGGCCGCGCTCGACACCAGCCACGAGATGGGCCTGGTGCACCGCGACATCAAGCCGGGCAACGTCATGGTGACCAAGCGCGGTGTCGTGAAGGTCATGGACTTCGGCATCGCCCGCGCCATGCAGTCGGGCGTGACCTCGATGACGCAGACCGGCATGGTCGTCGGCACCCCGCAGTACCTCTCCCCCGAGCAGGCCCTCGGCCGCGGCGTCGACGCCCGCTCCGACCTGTACTCGGTCGGCATCATGCTCTTCCAGCTGCTGACCGGGCGGCTCCCCTTCGACGCGGACTCCCCGCTCGCCATCGCGTACGCGCATGTGCAGGAGGAGCCGGTCGCCCCGTCCACCATCAACCGCTCGCTGACCCCGGCGATGGACGCCCTCGTCGCCCGCGCGCTCAAGAAGAACCCGAACGAGCGCTTCCCGAGCGCGGCGGCCATGCAGGACGAGATCGCCCGTGTGCTGAGCGCGAGCGGCCACACCGGCGCCCCGGTGATCGTCGGTGACGGCGGCGCCCCGGCCAACAGCGGCTCCGGCGTCGGCTCGGCGGTCTTCCCGCCCGTCGACCAGTCCGCGCCCGCCCCGCAGAGCGTCCAGACGCCGTACCAGCCGGGCCCGTACCAGTCCCCCGGCCCGTACGGCCCGGCGACTCCGGCGCCCGCCACGAATCCGTCGTACGGCTACCCGCAGACGGCCGCCCCGGCCTACCAGAGCCCGGCGCCGATGCAGCACCGGACGCCTGCGCCGTACACGGTGTCCCACCAGGCGCCCGCCTCGGGCGGCGGCTCCAAGCGGAACATGCCGGTGATCATCGGCTCGATCGTCGTGGCCCTGGTCGCGATCGGCGGCCTGATCACGGTCATCGCGATGAACGGCGACGACAAGGGCGGCACGGACGCCAAGGCCACCGAGTCCCCGTCCGGCGAGCACCGCGATCCGGAGCGGAACCGGACGATGAAGACGGAGGACTGCACGGACGCGTCGGAGGACACCGACGACCCGCAGAAGGTCGACGCCCCGAGCTTCATGTACAAGGACATCCTCTCGGTGCGCGCCTGCGCGGACGCGGCGGGCTGGACGCTCAAGGTGAAGAAGGTCCCGGGCAACGCGTACGCGGAGGACCAGGTCGTCAACCAGTTCCCGTCGTCCGGGACCGCGGTGCCCGAGGTCGGCGCGCACTTCGAGCTGGAGATCGCCACGGGGGACCCCGCGTAG